DNA sequence from the Procambarus clarkii isolate CNS0578487 chromosome 9, FALCON_Pclarkii_2.0, whole genome shotgun sequence genome:
TCCAAAAACACGCCTTGATATTCAAACACACGCTTGGACCTCTAAACACACGCCTAGACCTCCAAACACACGCATGGACCTCCAAACACACGCCTGGACATTCAAACGCACGCCTGGACCTCCGAACACACGTCGGACCTCCAAACACACGCCTGGACCTCCAAAAACACACCTGCACCTACAAACACACGCCTAGACCTCCAAACACACGCATGGACCTCCAAACACACGCCTGGACCTCCAAACATACGTCTGGACCTGCAAACACACGCCTGGACCTTCAAACACGCGCCTGGACTAAATCAGGCGTGTGTTTGGCGACTCCAAACAGACTCATGTTACGTTGCCAGGGTAGGTCGTGTTACGTGGAAGGGTAGGTCGTGTTACGTGGCCAGGGAAGGTCGTGTTACGTGGCCAGGGAAGGTCGTGTTACGTGGTCAGGGAAGGTCGTGTTACGTGGCCAGGGTAGGTCGTGTTACGTGGCCAGGGTAGGTCGTGTTACGTGGCCAGGGTAGGTCGTGTTACGTGGCCAGGGTAGGTCGTGTTACGTGGCCAGGGTAGGTCGTGTTACGTGGCCATGGTAGGTCGTGTTACGTGGCCAGGGGTATGTCGTGTTACGTGGCCATGGTAGGTCGTGTTACGTGGCCAGGGGTATGTCGTGTTACGTGGTAATGGTAGGTCGTGTTACGTGGCCAGGGTGGGTCGTGTTACGTGGTCATGTTACGTTAcgtgctagagagagagagggttgtaatggtggtggagCGAAgggcccctccaccaccaccaccggggccCACTTCTCATGCTGATTGATACAGCTTTGTGTCGCTTTAAGTGGGTAATTGGTCACCATTGTGGGGCGTACGCTGTCCCATCTTGCGTCTGGGGGTCCGCAGTGTGTATGCCAGGgcccctgcgtgtgtgtgtgggcccctGCGTGAGTGTGTGGgcccctgcgtgtgtgtgtgggcccctGCGTGAGTGTGCGGGCCCGTGAGTGTGTGTGCGGGGGCCATGAGTGTGTGTGCAGGcccgtgagtgtgtgtactcatctatttgtgtctgcaggatcgagcattgactcttggatcctgcctttcgagcatcggattttacagcaatgactccggtcctatttccctatcatacttaaTTTtacaattatgaatagtatttgcttccacaacctgttccttaagtgcatttcatttttccactattctcacgctaaaagaaaacttcctaacatccctgtgactcatctgagtttccagcttccacccatgtagcCTCGTTTtgttagtattccgtgtgaacattttgtctctgtccactttgtcaatccccctgagtattttatatgttcctatcaggtcaccctcccccctcctttcctttcttttttctagtgtcgtaaggctgtaACACCACTATATACTATGAACTAATAATGAAACACAAATATTGTAACATTAATGGTTACACTGATATATCTCCTGAGTAactggaaccaaaggtacacttcTAAGggaatgctacacaggattaattacgctgccaccatctgccttgtatattaaactatatcaagcaacgcggcaagaaacattgcttgacttggagagtcctttctttctttaactgtcattaattatgggacggttgtcagccCCCTATATCcagaggctaagaggattcaacaattgacacagacgggaagttAACACGAGTTTATCGAGAACAAATTATGCTATTCACcaatataaatcctactctaacactggccaattgttaagaaatttagacatgaaacaaaacctcagagatcacacacattaccttaagacatctgtctgtccatccggtggattcactctgtctctccctggctgtgagatgttcttcacagacccacTCTGGACCCTGGTGTCCGGCACTCTCTCTCAACTAAGTCTGCTACAGGACCATACATACACCCCAAAATAGGGAAGTGGGAGATTTTCTGTTGCTACCTACACCGAAAGAGgtcgggccacacgtgcacaaacactcaagaattttttcattaagcttgtttgacattcaccatacactgttcaagagaggaattattaattacgagtgtggctgacctctgacctggctaaaagagggagatccatggatgtttacacataagaatctggggtctaattacattgcaatgtttgacaagagtatcatgaaatattatatACTTGAAAgtagctgactaagactaacccaggaatttttaatcaacatgcaagataatccagaggtcatctgggctgacctcttggagaaggcttccctgggtgtgaactctagaggggggggggggcataattaatgacagttaaagaaagaaaggactctccaagtcaagcaatgtttcttgccgcgTTGCTTGATGtacaaggcagatggtggcagcgtaattaatcctgtgtagcattccCTTAgaagtgtacctttggttccagtTATTCAGGAGATATATCAGTGTAACCATTAATGTTACAATATTTGTGTTTCATTATTAGTTCATAgtatatagtggtgttacaaggcacagttccttcaggcgctcctcataccccatccctcgtaactctgggacgagtctcgttgcaaacctatgaaccttttccagtttccttatatgctttttcagatggggactccatgatgaaacggcatactctaagactggcctcacgtaggcagtgtaaagcgccctaattgcctccttacttaggtttctgaatgatgttctaacttttgccagtgtggagtacactgctgtcgttatcctatttatatgtgcttcaggagatagattaggtgttacgtccacacccaggtctctttctcgcgtcgtaacaggtaggcagtttccccttcattgtgtactgtccctttggtctcctatcacctagtcccatttccataactttacatttgctcgtgttgaactccagttgccatttttctgaccatctctgcaacctgttcaggtcctcttggaggatcctgcaatcctcacctgtcacaactcttctcatcaactttgcatcatccgcgaacatcgacatataagactctactcctgtaaacatgtcgttaacatatattagaaatagaattggtcccagcaccgatccttgaggtcctccactcgttactgttcgccagtccgacttctcgccccttatcgtaactctttggctccttcctgttaggtagttccttatccgtgctagggcctttcctcccactcccgcctgcctctcgagttttgaacagcagtctcatgtgcaatactgtatcaaaggctttttggcagtccagaaatatgcagtctgcccaaccatctctgtcctgtcttaccctcgttattttatcatagaattccaaatggGTTagataggcacgatttccctttccagaaccaatgttgatgtttgttcacaaaccttccagtacgttctccaggtgtgcaaccagttgtAGCCTAATTattatttcaagtattttacaggggatgcttgtcagtgatacaagtcttgtctggtccaactgctttagttgcatccagtgttgtcaactgtttcattacctcctctgctgtcacctctatatctgatagtctttcatctagggtaaccccttccaacaatgggagctgctcaggctcggtagtgaacactccatggaaactggcattcagtgcctcgcagatttccttgtcactttcagtatatgccccctctgtcttccttagtcttgtcacttggtcgttcaccgacatttttcttcttatatgactgtatagtaatttaggttgttttcactttgatcgcaatatcgttctcatagttcctttccgatgCTCGTCATAtggtaatgtaatcgttcctagctctgttgcatctgatcctgttgttctctgttctttgtcttctgtacttcctccactcccgcctgctggccatttttgcttcctgacactgtctattaaaccatgggaagGGTTTCAAGGTCTCTACAGGACCTGCAGCTGACGGATAGATGCTTTGAACAATTCCACAGGTGTTTTACATAGCAATCTTGTCTTATGGTCGGCGGGGTCCAGATGCCTTACATTCCCATCTTCAGTATTCACGAGAGGAGCTGCCTGCCTCCCTGAGGCGTGTACACCATGTGGGGGGGGcggcagtgggggagggggggcggcagtgagggagggggggccgcAGTAAGGGGGGccgcagtgagggagggggggcctcagtgagggagggggggggcctcagtgagggagggggggccgcagtgagggagggggggccgcagtgagggagggggggggccgcagtgagggagggggggccgcagtgagggaggggggggggcagcagttggtgcaggagGAAGTTGGGGAAAATGGCGTGTTACAACAAATGGAATGTGTGGTGTATAGAAATAAAGTGGTGCACAGGgtgccgagcctattgggctctgtcatatctacatttatagcTGTGCTTGGAGTCGCTCCGCCACTCTACTGAGCATTTCACTGGTTCACTTCTGTGACAGTGAACTAATTATTTGTAAAGTATATTTTGCTGATTTGGGTATTATCTGTCCTGCCAATTTTCCTGAGAATTTTCTATGTTGTAATCATGTCTTCTCTAACTCTTCCActgacgtgaggttcagttccttagtctttcctcttaactcatccCTCCAGGCTGGGAGACGATTGGTTACCGGTACCAAACTGTTCAGTCATGTTCACCTTGTAGTAACTGGGACCTGGCTGTAAGGCGATTGGCAGATAGTGTTCCAGGGAAATTAGCAGGACACGGTTTAAGAGCAGCAGTGGGAGGGGCCCTGAGCCCGCTAGCAGGATCACAAGCCATCCACTCCTGTGCCCACACCTGCAGTGGGAGGGGCCCTGAGCCCACTAGCAGGATCACAAGCCATCCACACCTGTGCCCACACCTGCAGTGGGAGGGGCCCTGAGCCCGCTAGCAGGATCACAAGCCATCCACTCCTGTGCCCACACCTGCAGTGGGAGGGGCCCTGAGCCCGCTAGCAGGATCACAAGCCATCCACACCTGTGCCCACACCTGCTGAAACTAAACAAAACAAATAAGCATATCGGAAGAAATTTTATGACTCCCAATACTATaaaaacagacagacacagatacatAGATTCACCTGCACTCTGTGTATCAAGGGCATGGAGGCTGGGGGGCATAGTGGGTGTATGGTCTATGGAAGACGAGCTTGTATAGTGTATGGCAGGCAGGGATAATACAAGGGTATGATGAGTGTATGGCAGGCAGGGATAATACAAGGGTATGATGAGTGTATGGCAGGCAGGGATAATACAAGGGTATGATGAGTGTATGGCAGGCAGGGATAATACAGGGATATGATGAGTGTATGGCAGGCAGGGATAATACAGGGGTATGATGAGTGTATGGCAGGCAGGGATAATACAAGGGTATGATGAGTGTATGGCAGGCAGGGATAATACAAGGGTATGATGAGTGTATGGCAGGCAGGGATAATACAAGGGTATGATGAGTGTATGGCAGGCAGGGATAATACAAGGGTATGATGAGTGTATGGCAGGCAGGGATAATACAGGGATATGATGAGTGTATGGCAGGCAGGGATAATACAGGGGTATGATGAGTGTATGGCAGGCAGGGATAATacaggggtgtgggtggtggtgtcggcCTTCACCACCAGTATGTGTAAACTTTTATCATAGGGGAGGTGCTGGTGGGCCACGTGCACACACACCAGCGTCCAGCCCCCTGCTGGAACACCGGTGTTCTTAACGCCTTAAACAAGAGTGTACGAACTTGTGTTTCCTTCAACAGTGAtcggtgttgctggggttgtcaGTCGTGGCAGCAGTGTTGCTCCTCAGTCACACTAGCAAGATAACTTCTACAGTAGCTGCCTCACAGTCTGCTGTCATGGCCAGTCAAACGTGACCAGGTGTAGGCATGTTTGAGTGacagagcctccccccccccctcctgcaaaCGGCTGAATGGGGTagatgggagggggggtgtcCCCCATTTCATTCTATTTATAATGAAGACAAAGAATGATACAAGACTGGTCTTTGTCTGAGCTAGAGCTCTAATGAGGCATCACTCAATTGTCTTGCCAATTATCCTGAGAATTTTCTAtattgtaatcatgtctcccccctaactctttCAGTGACGTAGAGCCTCATTAGAGCCCTAATGAGGCATCACTCACCTGTAACGCCTCATTAAGGTACCAGTTGGATGCAGGTTACAATGTGAGGTGACGGGACGGTGGGAAAGGTCACCTCACAAACTCCTTCTCTTTTGTCTTGGTCACTTTTAAGGCTATAATTGTTACAATGAAATATTTTTAGGTATTCCGTGAGCGTATTTCAAGTCCGGGAATCTTTGGACTAGATGCATCTCATTTTAGCATTTTGTCTGACAACAAGTTTGGCCAAGAATGGCAAAAGCCACTTGGTCCTCCCGAGGGGTACCAAAGGTCCTCCCGAGGGGTACCAAAGGTCCTCCCGAGGGGTACCAAAGGTCCTCCCGAGGGGCACCAAAGGTCCTCCCGAGGGGTACCAAAGGTCCTCCCGAGGGGTACCAAAGGTCCTCCCGAGGGGTACCAAAGGTCCTCCCGGGGGGTACCAAAGGTCCTCCCGAGGGGTACCAAGGGTCCTCCCGAGGGGCACCAAAGGTCCTCCCGAGGGGTACCAAAGGTCCTCCCGAGGGGTACCAAAGGTCCTCCCGAGGGGGTACCAAAGGTCCTCCCGAGGGGTACCAAAGGTCCTCCCGAGGGGCACCAAAGGTCCTCCCGAGGGGTACCAAAGGTCCTCCCGAGGGGGTACCAAAGGTCCTCCCGAGGGGGTACCAAAGGTCCTCCCGAGGGGCACCAAAGGTCCTCCCGAGGGGTACCAAAGGTCCTCCTGAGGGGTACCAAAGGTCCTCCCGAGGGGTACCAAAGGTCCTCCCGAGGGGCACCAAAGGTCCTCCCGAGGGGTACCAAAGGTTCTCCCGAGGGGTACCAAAGGTTCTCCCGAGGGGTACCAAAGATTCTCCCGAGGGGTACCAAAGGTCCTCCCGAGGGGTACCAAAGGTTCTCCCGAGGGGTACCAAAGGTCCTCCCGAGAGGTACCAAAGGTCCTCCCAAGGGGTACCAAAGGCCCTCGACGAAGGGTacctttcctaatttttttttCTGTATGGATTAAATCAAGTTCTATTTAGTCTTAGCAACAGGTTGGGAGGCCACTCTTAGCTCCAGAAATATTTGGAGTATACgtggagtgggttctgggagttcttgtacTCCCCATGCCCGGCCCTGCTCCAGGCatgtcttgtgataacttggtgcaacaggctgttgcttggagtagcTTGTAGgcacacatatccaccacagcccggttggtccggcacttcttgcaggaacttgTATAACTGTTTCTTGAAGTCCACcgttgtttcggcaatatttcttatactcgctgggacgatattgaacagccgtggacctctcatgttcatacagtgttatcTATTATCAGCGTTCTCTGTTCATAATGTTCTCTGATGTATGAGCTGTTCTCTGATGTATGAGCTGTTCTCTGATATATTGAAGGAGGACCTCTACCCCTCTCCTGGGTCTGTTatccatttccttccgtatcattTTCACCAgtataatattttattgtgtaAATTTGGAACGCACCAGCATGACGTGTCACCAAGAGATTGTGCTCACTCATTTTCAAATCGAACACACGCACAAGATGTACATATTTCTGCTGACCAAGGACGGTGTACCTACTGTGGAAGTGGTGGCGTTTGTGAGAGTGTACGACACTTACTGGTAGCGTGCTGGCCCCATATTAAGGTGTAAATAcccccttgtactcacctagttgtgcttgcgggttttgagctctgctctttcggcccgcctctcaactgtcaatcaactgttattaactactatatttttttccttcacccccccccccacacacacaacccacagccttcctgctctttaatacccacagctgtgggtattaaagagcaggaaggctccaataggacagggtggaatgacaaggacaaagcggcagtgaatgaaatactgaaggcactagatatGGCAGGAGCTGAgcataacattgagaaggttttcaggctcggctggtacaacaaagaccgagaccgtgtattaaagataatgtttgcaaacgagaacacaaaggagaagattctaacaaggaagagctacctgcaatatgtgggagaattaaaaaatgtattcctccagagggacatgacgagggaggagagagccatggcggcagaagtaaggaagaggcgcaggggggcgagaggggaaaaccaggaaatcacagttcCCATtacaacatccccagaggcgaggggggaacccacaaccagctacctagtaacaccagcggggagggcaaccccactttccctcctctgcatagaaaaccccctaccccaaactctctctgcccccactcaaatgctgagCCAAATCTCTCTCCCCCcaaacccaatccccacccttctacccctcccctcctcctgtcaagtcccctct
Encoded proteins:
- the LOC123766083 gene encoding basic salivary proline-rich protein 4-like, whose protein sequence is MAKATWSSRGVPKVLPRGTKGPPEGYQRSSRGAPKVLPRGTKGPPEGYQRSSRGVPKVLPGGTKGPPEGYQGSSRGAPKVLPRGTKGPPEGYQRSSRGGTKGPPEGYQRSSRGAPKVLPRGTKGPPEGVPKVLPRGYQRSSRGAPKVLPRGTKGPPEGYQRSSRGVPKVLPRGTKGPPEGYQRFSRGVPKVLPRGTKDSPEGYQRSSRGVPKVLPRGTKGPPERYQRSSQGVPKALDEGYLS